Genomic DNA from Oncorhynchus clarkii lewisi isolate Uvic-CL-2024 chromosome 5, UVic_Ocla_1.0, whole genome shotgun sequence:
aatccaagtttatcattttaaaaggctgattggtcattagaaaacccttttgaaattatgttagtacagctaaaaactgttcttctgattaaagaagcaataaactggccttctttagactagttgagtatctggagcatcagcattcatgggttcgattacagtctcaaaatggccagaaacaaagacctttcttctgaaactcgtcagtctattcttgtgctgagaaatgaaggctattccatgctctcgccaagaaactgaagttgccaagaaactgaagatctcgtacaatgctgtgtactactaatgtgtaataatgtgtactactcccttcacagaacaacgcaaatggactctaaccagaatagaaagagtgggaggcccaggtgcacaactgagcaagaggacaagtacattagtgtttagtttgagaaacagatgcctcacaagtcctcaactggcagcttcattaaatagtacctgcaaaacaccagtctcaacttcaaaagtgaagaggtgactctgggatgctagCCTTCAAGTTATTTTCTGAACAAGTAGCTCCCTTCCTACTTGAAGTCtttttagagagtattaaaaacGATGCTCTCCCTCCTACAATGAGTCAGGGAttaataacactgatacctaAGCCTAAAAAAGAAGTGCTGCTCATAACTGGCATCCAGTTTGTGTTCTTAATAATGACTAAGATATTAGCCTTACTAtttgcaaaaataattaaagaagtcctggatgcaatcattgatgaaacaGTCTTGCCTTATGATgaacagacatatttctaacaatATCAGACTAGTATTAGATAGatttgactactcagacctaataactgAGGATAACTTCATATTTTTAAAagatttttataaagcatttgacacagtagagcatcagttcctcttccactcccttgagaCTTGGTTTTGGGGATtttttctgtaaggctattaagactCTATACAAATGGAAATATATCTCTAAAACTGAAACATGGCACCTCGATTTGAGTTAAAGAGCGGAATTAGGCAAGGTTATCCTGTCTTACTGTatctgtttttattaatcacccaacttcttaCAAAATAATTTCTAGTGATAAaccaatatgacatttttggctgatactgatatccaatattttccttgacaaaaaaaaacgataccgatatttaaaattttaggggccttttaagcattctagtacagttaaatagttaacacacacacatggacgcagggtctaaggcgctggatctcagtgcaagaggcatcactacagtccctggttcgaatccaagctgtaacacatccggccgtgattgggaggccCATAGGGCGGCGAACAATTTGCCCAGCATTgcctgggccgtcattgtaaataagaacttgttcttaactgacttgccttgttaaataaaggttacacacacacaccacactgaccaaaacttTATTTTGTTGgtatttacgtatgtccccatttatcagtaaaacataatcaaaacctatttctttcacttacttgctgtgctgttcagtcgtttcattctcaaccaggatggATTTCTGTGTTCAGACCTGTGTTCattttctataatgcctgctacaATAAGTGAATGTCCATTATGATTGGTTCATCTTAAATTTGTAACAAAAAGGGCATTTTCATAGAcgtgaaagccagatcagtgattattgcgGAAAAAAACAGCTTCAACTATTTTGATTACATTTTTAGTGGGttttatggttgtggaaggcttatatttagcctatgtataatttcacaagccctgaattcattagatttttgctgactgtttgaaatgcagtgtatttgacctTTTTTAATTGTACAACAAAGCTTAGTTATAGAACAGTGATGCAAAAATATATCCAGTTTCCATGTGGTATTTGAGTTGTGGTAGTATCAACAGCGTGTACATGTTACgtttttcttccgtcgaaggagaggcggaccaaaatgcagcgtggttattctgatacatctttaataaagatgaaaacgaacaatacaaaaacaataaacgtaacgtgaaaacctaaacagcctatactggtgcaaactaacacagagacaggaacaatcacccatgaaacactcaaagaatatggctgcctaaatatggttcccaatcagagacaacgataaacacctgcctctgattgagaaccactccagacagccatagactattctagataaccccactataccacaatcccaatacctacgaaaaccccaatacaaaacacaccacataataaacccatgtcacaccctggcctgaccaaattaataaagaaaacacaaaatactaagaccagggtgtgacagtacaaCCTGATTTCCCGCCTAATCAATATGAGTGATTTATTACCACTTGTCAAAACAACAGGGTTTTTGGTGCGGGTGCAGTGAACAAGCTGCTTTAAAAAATATTCCAAGTAATATGATTACTATTGttgcatatgtgtgtgtagatggtacaTTTTATGTTTTGAATTTTCACTATGACAAACTGTTTCTTGTTGTTGATTTGGACTCGTCaaaactgtgttttgacattaggCTATTTATCAAAATGCTTTGTGAACAGGAAACAGTGGCGGCATAATTTTCAACTTAAGTTTTAGGAATATAAATTTAACTTTCAACATTCATTTCCAGTGGTGTTGTACTTAATCAGGTATAAACTTCTGaaggataaaaaaaaaaggtgCTGTGATTGATATGTTTTGATGAAATACCAGAAATCACAAAAACGAGTTTGCCCTGCCTAATAGTCTACTACTACAGCATAGCATCAATGGTGTTTCCACACATCCCTCCCCAACTGATCGGATCCCACTTGTGATTCCCAGGGACCAGGAATGCCATATTGAACACAGAAGCGCGCACTGTGGAGGCGGAAGTGCTAAGCCGCCGCTGTGTCATCATGCGGCTGGTGGACTTCTCCTATGAGAGATACCAGAAAGCCCTGCGCCAGTCCGCTGGGGCTGTGGTCATCATTCTCCCCAAGAATATGTCCACCATGCCGCAGGACATAGTACAGGTAATAATGCATTATAATGCCTTATGAGTGGGTTTTATGGCCGTTTATCAAATCAAGAGGCAAGGTCCTGAGTTGCTTTTAAAGCTAGAGCTCCTTTGGTGTTCTTGTAAAGTTTGTTTCTGTTACACTCAAGGAAAACTGTCAGTCACAACACTCCCTCCAGTTGTAACTCAAAGCAAAACTTGAAAAACTAGACTTGTTGGAGTGAAGTAGGCCAAAGTGTCCAAATGTTATGCTGTTTCACATTCACACTGTTTCCCTGGTAGTGTTGTTGTCTTGTGAATGATAACCCGGCATTCCTTATTCCTCTACGTTGTAGCAGTTCATGGAGCTGGAGCCAGAGATGCTGGCCACAGAGACCATTGTTCCGGTTTACTTTGCTCTGGAGGATGATGAGCTGCTCTCCATCTACACAcagaccctcacctcctcctcctcccagggcTCCTCCTCTGCAGCTGAAGGTGCAGGACATTTAAAAATGTTGTGTTGAAAACTGTCGGTCGAAACGCTGTCAGAGGAAATTCTTTCCAGTGAAATTCTTTTGAGGTATTTTATGACCCCTTTTCCCCCATGTCTTCACAGTGCTGATCCACACAGCCACAGCAAATGGCTTTCAGATGGTGACGAGTGGGGCTCAGAGCAAGGCAGTGAGTGACTGGGCCATCACCAGTCTAGAGGTGAGAATCATTATGGTTAAACCACTATCCTTTATCTGTTTAATTCTTTATGTAATCCAGACATCCACGGTTCTGTTAATGGGTGACATATTTAAATGATATTAGGCTACCAGTGAAGCAGTACTCACATTAACACACTGCTCACACTTAAGGTGTTAAGTGATTTAGAAGCAAATAACGTGTTAGTTTTCTTAACCTTGTGTCATTCTTGGGTCTATATGATAttctagactgtgtgtgtgtgtgtgttgaactaaGGTAGGTGTCAAACCCAGGGGAATAATGGATTTAGCCCTGTAGTAGGAGATTAGGGGACTCCAGTAGATTTCCTGAGGCCTCGTGTTCCTTTCTACCTAATGCATACGGCCACCAGTCTATGGCATTGTTTCACATAATGGGTTTAAATCCTTGTGGTAGCATTCCATGCCTGTCTTTATTGATGTCTGAAGTCTCATACCCTTGGCTACATACTTTGCTGTCATCTTATATGAAAGTAAATGTAGTATTCTACGAGGATCCACATTAGCTGTTgctaaagcagcagctactcttcctggagtccacatGAAACCTGTAACACAGAACATTAACATATTATTGTTTCGAGATGTTATAGAACTGATCTACAATATACTTGTGTCCTCTCCTAGGGGCGACTGGCTGGAACTGGGGGAGAGGACCTGCCCACCATTGTCCTGGTGGCTCACTATGATTCCTTTGGTGTCGCTCCGGTACACCCAGCTCTCCTTTAATACACCTCAATATATTCTATGATATGCTATATTTATAATATTTTTTACTGTATGATAGTTATATTAATTTATGTTGCAGAATTCTCCTCCACCAGAAGATGCTAATTAAATGTGTtgactttgttgttgttctgtccAGTGGCTGTCCTATGGAGCAGACTCTAACGGCAGTGGGGTGTCTATGCTGCTGGAGTTAGCCAGGCTCTTCTCCAGACTCTACACCTACAAGAGGACACACGCTGGGTGAGCAACACAGGTCCACAGCTCCTCAGAGAAATCAGGCTTATTACAATGCTATCCACACGTTTCTTTCCTTGTGCCTAAGCATTCCACACCCTTTAGGAAAATCGCACTCCACATGTAAAACTCAAAACTAAAATAATATGTCTCTGACAGTGGTCAGAAAACAACAGCTCTTCCTGTGTTCACAAAAGTACTTCGCTTTTAAGAGTCGATTAGGTTTAGTAATGGAGTAGAAAGGATGTGGTTCTTAGAAGATATCTGTCTATTCCTAGACGAAGTGTACTCTGGAGTGTGAGTGCTGTTTGAGACGAGGGGCCACGTTAGTGTAAATGTGTTGGCGTAATGGCACACTGGCTGTTCTCCATGGTGTTAGGTGAGCTCTTGTGTTGGCGTATTCTCCATGCTGACCGAATTAAAATGCTAACCAGTAACCACTGGTAACTTTGCATATGGTCTGTTTGCGTGTCACTAGTAAAAAGGAACAAGACTGCACAAAGCCCCTCCTAcatagagagagcaggggagaaagGTGCAGTCGTTCAGGACGCAAAAGTACAGTGTTATGTGTTGCAGAGAAATTGCAGATTACGTGACCTCTATTCAGAGACACATTTTAACTGAGTGTAGCCTTTCCCCTATGatattatacagtatgttttgACATTCGCTTTCCCAACATGTACAGTGCTTTAAgaaggtattcataccccttgactttttacaaatgttgttgtgttacagcctgaatttaaaatggatgaaattgagatttgattgtcactggcctacacacaataccccataatgtcaaagaggaattgtttttctacatttctacaagttaattacaaatgaaaagctgaaatgccttgagtcagtaagtattcaactcctttgttatgtcaagcctaaataagttcaggagtaaacatttgcttaacaagtcacaatatattgcatggactcactctgtgtgtaataatagtgtttaagatgatttttgaatgactacttcattTCTGCATAGAATTATATATACGGTCTCTCAGTCGAGCATTGAATTTCAACCAgagattcaatcacaaagaccagggaggttttccaatgcctcgcaaagaagggaagCTATTGGTAGTTGGGTTAAAAAAAAAtgctgacattgaatatctctttgagcttGTTGgagttattaatgacactttggatggtgtacacccagtcactacaaagatgcaggcatccttcctaactcagttgccggagaggaacgaaatcgctcagggatttcaccatgaggccaatggtgactttgaaacagttcgagtttaatggctgtgataggagataacaactgaggatggatcaacaacattgtagttactccacaatactaacctaattgacagagggagaagaacgaagcctgtacagaataaaaatattccaaaacatgcatcctgtttgcgacAAGGCCCTAAAGTAATACAGCAGAAAATGTGGCacagcaattcactttttgtccaaACTACAATGTGTTTTGTTTGGGAAAATCGAATACAACACATTAATGAGTGCCACTCTCCATATGTTCAAGCAtagtggcggcagcatcatgttatgggtatgtatttaatcgttaaggactggggagtttttcaggattaaaAATTAACCGAATGAAGCTAAgcgcaggcaaaatcctagaggaaaatctggtgaattcacctttcagcaggacaataacgtaaaacacaaggccaaatctacagtgAAGTTGCTTACCAGGAagatagtgaatgttcctgagtggccatgtttcagttttgacttaaatctaatttaaaatctatggcaagacctgaaaatggttgtctacaACAACCCGTTTGACAGACCTTGAAGAactttaaaaagaataatgggcaaatgttgcacaatccaggtgtgtaaagctcttagagacttacccagaaagactctcagctgtaatcactgtgactcggtgtgaatacttacagtaccagtgaaaagttgacactcctactcattccagggtttttctttattttgactattttctacattgtagattaatagtgaagaaataaaaactatgaaataacacatggaatcatgtagtaaccaaaaaagtgttaaacaaatcaaaatatatttttgattcttaATACAAAAGGaacatctgagctatctttgttgcagacgcatggtaacagttgaataagatgaagaagaaaaaagaaacctgcacactgctcttgatagtgtcACTGCTCTTTAATGAGCTTTAAGTATCGGCCTTAAGGCCTTCATCAGAAGCTCTGAGCAGTGATACTATCGAGCTGTGTGCAGGTTCTTTTTTCTCATATtttagattgttcaaagtagccatccttttccttgatgacagctttgcacacacttggcattctctcaaccagcttcacctggaatgcttttccaacggtcttgaagcagttcccacatatgctgagcacttgttggctgcttttccttcactcggtccaattcatcccaaaccatctcaattgggttgaggttgggtgattgtggaggccaggtcatctgatgcagcactccatcactctccttctttctcaaatagcccttacacagcctggagatgtgttgggtcattgtcctgttgaaaagcaaatgatagtcccactaagcacaaaccagatgggatgatgtatcactgcagaatgctgtggtagccatgctgttgaagtgtgccttgaattctagataaatcagtgtcaccagcaaagcaccccaacaccatcacacctccccctccatgcttcacggtgagaaacacatgtggagatcatccgttcacctaacCTGTTTCTCACAGacacatggtggttggaaccaaaaatctcaaattaggactcatcagaccaaagcacagtctaatgtccattactcgtgtttcttggcccaagcaagtctcttcttattattggtgtcctttagtggtggtttctttgcagcaatttgaccatgaaggcctgatttacgcagtctcctctgagcagttgatgttgagatgtgtctgtaatgaacttatcctctgcagcagaggtgactctgggtcttccattcctgtgacggtcctcatgagagccagtttcatcatagcgcttgatggtttttgcgaccgcagttgaagaaactttcaaagttcttgacattttccatattgactgaccttcatgtctgtaagtaatgatggaatgtctTTTCTCGTTGCTTAttagagctgttcttgccataatatggacttggtcttttaccaaatagggctatcttctgtataccacgcctaccttgtcacaacacaactgattggctcaaatgcgttaagaaggaaagaaattccacaaatgaacttttaacaaggcacacctgttaattgaattgcattccaGGTAGACCGCTGCTCCCaagtgcatctcagtgcaagaggcatcactacagtacctgattcgaatccaggctgaatcacgtCCGGCCGTGATTAAGAGTCCatagggcacaattggcccagcgtcgtccggggtaggccgtcattgtaaataagaatttgttcttaaatgacttgcctagttaaataaagtttcaaTTAAAAAATGatgctgattgagagaatgccaagagtgtgcaaagctgtcatcaaggcaaagggtggctactttgaagaatctgaaatataacatatattttgatttgtttaacacttttttggttactacatgatcccatatgtgttgatgtcttcactattattctacaatgtaaaaaataaagaaaaaccctggaatgagtaggtgtgtcaacgtttgactggtactgtatgtaaatttgatatttctgtgttttctttcgatacatttgctaaaattacactgtcattatggggtgttgtgtgtagatgggtgggggaaaaaaacatatttaattcttttttgaaatcaggctgtaacacaacaaaatgtggaataagtcgaggggtgtgaatatCCACATTGATAAGAATGTCCTCTCCTGTCGTTTCTAACACACCTGCTGTCTTCTTAGATACAACCTGCTTTTCTTTGTCTCTGGAGGAGGGAAGTTCAACTACCAAGGCACCAAGCGCTGGCTGGAGGACAACCTGGACCATACAGGTACACTAAGCTCACATGAGGCTGTAGACTCGGTTACAGGATGGCTATTTTGATTGCTACAGTGGAACACAGAAGGACATCTGTACAATACACACTGGAAATGAAATGGAATGAAACATGAACCCAGCCACACGTGTTATTAAATGGAGGTCATGCGTGCAAAACAATGGGCATGCATGAATCATGGAAATGTATATTTGGTTAGATATGGCAGTGTAAAcagtctctcttcctttctccctgtatctctatcctgtcctccctctctgcaGACTCTAGTCTGTTGCAGGACAATGTGGCGTTTGTGTTGTGTCTGGACACCCTGGGGAACGGGGACAGTCTGCACCTTCACGTGTCCAAACCCCCTAAAGAGGGAACCGCCCAGTATGCCCTTCTCAAAGAGCTGGAGACTGTAAGGACCATCACACCAACCACATACGTTTCATAGATAATAACTGTTTTTGTAGAATTGTTTGTATATATGGAGGTCATGCAACCTTTACCACACCCCCtcctgccttattgcttaattatacatcTGTGAATAACATATATGTTATTCAcaggagggggtgtggtatatggccaatatagtatatgggtggcagggtagcctagtggttagagcattggactagtaactgaaaggttgcaagttcaaatccccgagctgaacaggcagttaacccactgttcctaggccgtcattgaaaataatatttttttctttactgacttgcctagttaaataaaggtcaaataaataaataaaaatatataccacAGCTAGGGGATGTTCTTACACACGATGCAACAAGgaatgcctggatacagcccttagccgtggtatattggccatataccacaaccccccccccccccgaggtgccttattgctattataaagtgCATACCAACActattagagcagtaaaaataagtgttttgtcatacctgtgttatactgtctgatataccacggctgtcagccaatcagcattcagagctcgaaCCGCCCAGTttataatgatatatatatatatatatattgatcaCTCGTAGCACATTACATTTACACTCAAAGTTCCATACCTTAAGTTTTTTGTCCTTCTAAACCCTGTCCCCTAGGTGGCATCCAACCAGTACCCAGAGGTCAAGTTCTCAATGGTGCACAAGAAGATAAACCTGGCGGACGACACACTGGCGTGGGAACACGAGCGCTTCGGGATCCGCCGGCTGCCGGCCTTCACGCTGTCCCACCTCAACAGCCATCGCGAGGTGCAGCGCTCCAGCATCATGGACGTGCGGTCAGTGTCTTCTGAACATGGAGCGGGAGAGCCCCCTGCTGGGTGGGTTTATTACTGCAGTCCGACTAAGAGACCGAGCATCCAAACCCCCCCATCCACAACCCCCAACCCCTGCCTAGGCCCAGCTCACCTTTCACACctcattcaaataatcaactgCTCATTAGGATctattgaatcaggtgtgtaagtGCTAGGCTTGAACGAAAGCCTGCACACATTGCTGCCTTTGTGACTTAGATCAGAGAGTAGATGTGGGACTTTTTTTGTAGATCTGTCTCACAGCAAGGTGGAGTTAGTACCAGGTTGCTTAAAATCTGATGAAGTGATGTTGCTTGCCGGAGTATGAACTGTTACTAATACTGTGTTTAGTTTTATTGTTAGCAGTCCCTCAAGGAGATGGGAACATGGCTTGCTGGCCCCTGGAATAAAATAAAAGGTTGAGAAACACTGGGCTACCGGGTTGATTTGGGATTGTGCCCCTTCGTCCCGCTGTAGTGAACCGTCTGTCCTCCCAACCTCCTCATtgccaccacccctccaccccacctcCCCGCCCAGTGTAGTGGACTGTCTGTGCTCCCCTCACATTCTCCATCTGTGTGTTGCAGAGTTGAGCTGCTCTTGATTGCTGGATAATTGAACTGTGAATTTGAACTGTGATTTACTGTTACAGACCTCATGTGGATCTGAGAAAGCTCAGCAGGAACACAAAGCTGATTGCAGAGTCGCTGGCCAGAGTCATCTACAACCTCACGGAGAAGGTAAAGATATGTAGAACATGTCAGCGTCACCATACACGTTTTCAATAATGAAAGCCACGTCATGAAAGTCGATGGACGTTTTTCATGTTGCTTTcgatatttatactgaacaaaaacatgcaacaatttcaaagattttacttggTCACTGGTCATATAAGGAACTCAGTCAGATGAAAtaaaattcattaggccctaatctatggatttcaaatggctaggcaggggtgcagccatgggagtcgagggctcccgagtggcgcagcagtctaaggcactgcatctcattgatagaggcatcactacagaccctggttcgattccgggctgtatcacaaccggccgtgattaggagACCAATAGggaagcgcacaattggcccagcgtcgtccgggtttggccggggtaggccgtcattgtaaataagaatttgttcttaactgacttgcctagttaaataaaggcccacccactggcgacccaggcccagccaatcagaatgagtttttccttacaaaagggctttattacagacagaaatactcctcagcacccccccaccccccctcagatgatcctgcaggtgactgagctggatgtggaggtcctgggctggtgtggttacaaggggtctgcagttgtgaggccagtttgacgtactgccaaattctctaaaacgttaGAGGCATGTTAGGGTTGAGAAATTAACCttaaattctctagcaacagctctggtggacattcctgcagtcagcatgccatttgcacactccctcaacttgagacatctgtggcattgtgtgttgtgtgacaaaactgaacattttaaagtggcattttattgtccccagcacaatgtgcacctgtgtaatgatcatgctgtttaatcagcttcttgatatgccacacctgtcaggtggattatcttggcgagggagaaatgctcactaacagggatgtaaaccaatttgtgcTCGAAATTTGAGAGAAGtatgctttttgtgtgtatggaacatttctgggatcttttatttcagctcatgatacatgggaccaacactttacatgttgcgtttatatttttgttca
This window encodes:
- the LOC139409098 gene encoding BOS complex subunit ncln-like isoform X2; the encoded protein is MFEEASEVFDNMFKTSFPLTFIVFIPAVLILVSPLPAEAAHEFTVYRMQQYDLQGQPYGTRNAILNTEARTVEAEVLSRRCVIMRLVDFSYERYQKALRQSAGAVVIILPKNMSTMPQDIVQQFMELEPEMLATETIVPVYFALEDDELLSIYTQTLTSSSSQGSSSAAEVLIHTATANGFQMVTSGAQSKAVSDWAITSLEGRLAGTGGEDLPTIVLVAHYDSFGVAPWLSYGADSNGSGVSMLLELARLFSRLYTYKRTHAGYNLLFFVSGGGKFNYQGTKRWLEDNLDHTDSSLLQDNVAFVLCLDTLGNGDSLHLHVSKPPKEGTAQYALLKELETVASNQYPEVKFSMVHKKINLADDTLAWEHERFGIRRLPAFTLSHLNSHREVQRSSIMDVRSVSSEHGAGEPPAGPHVDLRKLSRNTKLIAESLARVIYNLTEKGAPGDLQIFTEQMMQEEQLSSVVDWLTAQPRAAQLVDKDSSVVSTLEYHLGRYLKDVRRHYVKADKRDPEFVFYDQLKQTMNAYRVKPAIFDLLLAFCIAAYLGVIYLSIQHFVVLYSVVRRITTPKTKQH
- the LOC139409098 gene encoding BOS complex subunit ncln-like isoform X1, giving the protein MFEEASEVFDNMFKTSFPLTFIVFIPAVLILVSPLPAEAAHEFTVYRMQQYDLQGQPYGTRNAILNTEARTVEAEVLSRRCVIMRLVDFSYERYQKALRQSAGAVVIILPKNMSTMPQDIVQQFMELEPEMLATETIVPVYFALEDDELLSIYTQTLTSSSSQGSSSAAEVLIHTATANGFQMVTSGAQSKAVSDWAITSLEGRLAGTGGEDLPTIVLVAHYDSFGVAPWLSYGADSNGSGVSMLLELARLFSRLYTYKRTHAGYNLLFFVSGGGKFNYQGTKRWLEDNLDHTDSSLLQDNVAFVLCLDTLGNGDSLHLHVSKPPKEGTAQYALLKELETVASNQYPEVKFSMVHKKINLADDTLAWEHERFGIRRLPAFTLSHLNSHREVQRSSIMDVRSVSSEHGAGEPPAGPHVDLRKLSRNTKLIAESLARVIYNLTEKGAPGDLQIFTEQMQMQEEQLSSVVDWLTAQPRAAQLVDKDSSVVSTLEYHLGRYLKDVRRHYVKADKRDPEFVFYDQLKQTMNAYRVKPAIFDLLLAFCIAAYLGVIYLSIQHFVVLYSVVRRITTPKTKQH
- the LOC139409098 gene encoding BOS complex subunit ncln-like isoform X4, which encodes MFEEASEVFDNMFKTSFPLTFIVFIPAVLILVSPLPAEAAHEFTVYRMQQYDLQGQPYGTRNAILNTEARTVEAEVLSRRCVIMRLVDFSYERYQKALRQSAGAVVIILPKNMSTMPQDIVQQFMELEPEMLATETIVPVYFALEDDELLSIYTQTLTSSSSQGSSSAAEVLIHTATANGFQMVTSGAQSKAVSDWAITSLEGRLAGTGGEDLPTIVLVAHYDSFGVAPWLSYGADSNGSGVSMLLELARLFSRLYTYKRTHAGYNLLFFVSGGGKFNYQGTKRWLEDNLDHTDSSLLQDNVAFVLCLDTLGNGDSLHLHVSKPPKEGTAQYALLKELETVASNQYPEVKFSMVHKKINLADDTLAWEHERFGIRRLPAFTLSHLNSHREVQRSSIMDVRPHVDLRKLSRNTKLIAESLARVIYNLTEKGAPGDLQIFTEQMMQEEQLSSVVDWLTAQPRAAQLVDKDSSVVSTLEYHLGRYLKDVRRHYVKADKRDPEFVFYDQLKQTMNAYRVKPAIFDLLLAFCIAAYLGVIYLSIQHFVVLYSVVRRITTPKTKQH
- the LOC139409098 gene encoding BOS complex subunit ncln-like isoform X3; amino-acid sequence: MFEEASEVFDNMFKTSFPLTFIVFIPAVLILVSPLPAEAAHEFTVYRMQQYDLQGQPYGTRNAILNTEARTVEAEVLSRRCVIMRLVDFSYERYQKALRQSAGAVVIILPKNMSTMPQDIVQQFMELEPEMLATETIVPVYFALEDDELLSIYTQTLTSSSSQGSSSAAEVLIHTATANGFQMVTSGAQSKAVSDWAITSLEGRLAGTGGEDLPTIVLVAHYDSFGVAPWLSYGADSNGSGVSMLLELARLFSRLYTYKRTHAGYNLLFFVSGGGKFNYQGTKRWLEDNLDHTDSSLLQDNVAFVLCLDTLGNGDSLHLHVSKPPKEGTAQYALLKELETVASNQYPEVKFSMVHKKINLADDTLAWEHERFGIRRLPAFTLSHLNSHREVQRSSIMDVRPHVDLRKLSRNTKLIAESLARVIYNLTEKGAPGDLQIFTEQMQMQEEQLSSVVDWLTAQPRAAQLVDKDSSVVSTLEYHLGRYLKDVRRHYVKADKRDPEFVFYDQLKQTMNAYRVKPAIFDLLLAFCIAAYLGVIYLSIQHFVVLYSVVRRITTPKTKQH